Below is a window of Littorina saxatilis isolate snail1 linkage group LG2, US_GU_Lsax_2.0, whole genome shotgun sequence DNA.
ttaccaacagaaattaaaatgcgtgtgacgaaagcacgacacacttgagacaccccacacaaaagtagatcttactgtacacgacctgaccacacagttatgcctattcaaatgcgcgttgcaaaatgtgcgtttggaatcttctttttttctatggcggtactgacaatatcgttattgaaacaatcccagtgcactaagggatttatagagcaaatctcgaaaataattattgaactcagcgctatgcgcttcgttcaataatgaattttctcgatttgctctataaatcccttagtgcactgggatgtctcaataacttaaataataatcaacatttattaatcgccccttctcgcaagagctcacggcgatgtacaataACAAaacctacacatacacacacacacacacacacacacacacacacacacacacacacacacacatacacacacacacacacacacacacacacacacacacacacacatttgggcATGACGTCACGTGTCCTTGGCCACACGAAAGTACCTtcaaaaagtgcgttttgtgACAGTATGATTATCCTTGATCCTCAAACAGCGAATTAAACTGAACGATATTTCACTTTTCTTACAGCACTAAGTTTCTTTGCAGTCTTAGCTATGGTGATGTATGATTCCCTTTGAGCCGTCGAACCCTATTTTAATTCTCAATTCCTGTTCTTAGGGTAGACTCCAGCCTTTAAGATGTGTCCAATATGTTACAATAGTTgagagtttttgtgtgtgtgtgtggggtgtttttttttctctctctctttttcatgtGTCCTAGGTTTGATTTTAAATCTTCTGCTTGGAATAGTTCTGTACAAACCAAACAAGTGATTATTCAACGAGTGCATGTAATGACGGAAGAAAGCAGCTTTCAAACCAAGTAGTCAGACTTAGAGCATGCAACTGTAACTAAGCTGAATAATAAACTTACCTATCTTGGAACCAGGAATCGGCCTGACGTCATCGATGCACTGCTTGCCGAAGAACTCATGTGTGCACGTGCACGTGGTCGTGTTGTCTTGGTTATGGAGCTGCATGCCTCTGCTGCCATAGCAACAGAAGGTTGCTAGGGGTGACACGCAGGCAAGGCTGGGGTGATCGTCACACATCGCGTTATAGCTGCAAGTCTCGCCTGTGTGAAGCGAAAAGGAAACATTGAGTGATTTAAAGATAAAAGAGCATTCTTCCGTTTGGGCACATACTGAAAATCAAAATGTGAATTGCCATAATTTACATTAGATTAATACAGACAATTATAAAGTGTGCAAAGGCCGCTTCCCTGTGAAGATAGCCTACAACGGACACAATGCTCaaactaaaaacaaaagaaaaaaacaaaagaacaagaggcgaagccatcaaggctcacgtaagaaatcgacaaacagtaacacaaactcaatcactccgtcacacatacacacacacacagtacacacacacacacacacacacacacacacacacacacacacacacacacacacacacacacacacacacacacacacacacacacacacagaaagagcataggtgaaactgtgcaagaaagcgagacactagatctagatctgtctgtctgcatgtagcctacttacatggacacgactgccaaatagtctcggcccgctcaaaataacaatcaccgagactttcagtaattccatcgcgtgacgtctaaccctcgtacgtcataatgtgacgtcaatgtaatatgacgtcttcaaatgttaaagtttctaccacagacatacacacatacatacgcacgcacgcacgcacagacagacaaaagttagcatcgcataggctacacttacgtgagccaaaaacataACAGTATAGTTGTTTTCTGCGCAGAGTGTcattttttttgctgaattaatttcgtcaCGATGTCAATCTGGCTgtggagttttggtatgtgtccaagtggatgcACGATTTGATTGGAGACGTGCATtgaatttaattaaaaaaaaacacatgcGTATAGTTGAAGATAGTGGTGacgtgtgtgtattgtgtgtgtgtgggggggttgggggtgggggggtaagGAAACTATCAGTCTGCTTCCAATCAAACAAAAGACTAAATGTTGTGACCCGCAAAATTCAAGTTCTTTCAACACTTTCTACTTCCAAATGTCTAGCGGACTTTAGCATTCcagaatggttttttttaactatcTCTTTAACTATCTAAATATCTCTTTAACCAGTGTACCGATTAACTTACGTTTGTCATCATTCAAAAAGTAAAGCAAGTGACAACAGTGTCGAGATCGGAGCTGTATAAGTTCAGGTTTCAGAACCCAGTTAGGCTTGAACAATAAATTTTGAAACGAGTCAAATGAACCAAGAGAGGTAACCGCGATTTTGACACAAGACCACTTGACAGCGTCTCTTCCAATCTCTTTATATTCTGAGCGCTTCTCTCCCTTGGTCTATTTGATGGGTGGTGATTAGTCTTTTGTGAAGAGAATGTACACTCTGAACAAAGACTTCATCATGTGCGTGCATACATATGTATGTATTCGCGCATTTAGCCAACCTATTTCAAATTGCCGAAATGTTTGCCGTCATGTCGGCAGAAACACTGGACACTGTTTAATGCGGGAGGACAGTGACGCATAGGACGGCCTCAAACTTCGAAAAACGACCGAAACAAATGTCAGCGGTATGGTCATTTTGGCATATGGgtcgaagaaaaaaaatcctggCAACATGCATATCTGGGGTACGAAAACCGCCGTAACTCTTCGACgctcaaatccaaaaacaaatagccTGCCTaagtttcaaaattcagaattaaaaaaaccaagactGCAATTTTGTCAGATGAGTTTCTTTTCTGTATAATAAGTGTTCGTCTAGCTGTCTCGCCCCTTAAAAGACCGCTGTGTCGAAGATCAGTGACTGtaacgttttgtgttgtcaTAAGTAAACGTTCTAATAACATACTTTTCttggtggtttttttattcattaCTTCAACCCTATGCATGTTGTTACATACCAGAAGAAAGGAAGAGTCTAGTCTCCGGCACGACGTAGGGCTTGGGTTCGGGGTTGGTGGGGATGGCATGGGCGCTGCAGCGACAGCCGATGTACTCAATATTGTGGCCGTCGTAGATTGTGATGACGGTGTGGGAGGGCTGGTTGCGGCAGCAGAAGGTGAACTTATCGTTGATGGAGGAGTTGCCTTCACACCCACGGCAACTCTCCTCGTACTCACACATACGCCCTGCAGCAACAGACACAGAAAGGAAAGGATGGGATTAAATTTAGGTGTGTTTTtccccccccttttaagtctAATTTAGGTAACATACTTACCATAATTAATGTATTGCCTAACCCCTGGGTGTTAGTCCTGATCGCATCAAAAGATGTCCGAAAGATTTCGCTAGATTTCGATAAAgttcaaaaacagatagactgataACGTTCCAatattcagaattaaaaaaaaaacgttggttattggaacgtttaattattgacaaatattaatgtaaatgtaacgtttcgttttgtcaatgtaacgtttcgttttgtcaatgtaacgtttcgttttgtcaaTGTAACATTTCGTTTTGTCAATGTAACATTTCGTTTTgtcaatgtaacgttttgttttgtcaatgtaacgtttcgttttgtcaatgtaacgtttcgttttgtcaatgtaacgtttcgttttgtcaatgtaacgtttcgttttgtcaatgtaacgtttcgttttgtcaataatcaaacGTTCTGATAACctacaatttttgttttttgatgttGGTAAAGTTGTTTTGCGCCATTTCGGTAACGGGACAGCCCAACAAAACCACACATCTCGCGGCAAGACTTATCGATCTCACGCATGCGCAACAGTGTTCTTCCGCTTATTCCTTGATTTTTAGGTGTTTTTTTCTAGTCGCAAATGCGTAGTTAGATAACGATTTTGGTGCTGAAATTGATCAACGATTATTTTGTTCGAGAGTTACTCGCCTAGAACCCTACTGGGTGACGTTTGACCCGATGTTACGTCTCGCATTGGCTATTAGATTGAATATGAACCGCCATGTGTATTTGTAGTGCTTCATAATCTTCATCAATTCTCGATTATCAATCTAGGTTTATGTGTATTCTAAGCTATGATTCCTTTTGAGCATTTTCAAAATGTTACGGCGTGATGTGTTGGCACAAGACACAGAAATTAGCTTAGATGGGGATGGATTCAAACGGTACCTACCGTCTTTGGCTTGTTTCTGCTCTCtgcatacaatacaatacaatactatacaatacaataatactttattatctcaaataAGAAATTACATTGTGGCTGAACACATACTAACATTAAAACACACCAATATAAACaaacattgcacacacacacacacacacacacacacacacacacacacacacacacaaagtgacacacacacacacacacacacacacgcacacacactagcatATAAAGTGccatttgaagttaaaacacgaaaagtgttatttaaatcaGAAGATTTAAGATTATGACAGGTTGATTATTGCAGTAAAGCACAGGGCTATACAACAAGATTATTTGTTTAAACGCTGTATAGAGTCTGCGATAAAACTTTACCTCGCATGAACAGTAcggttctttttttcttttttcttttttttctgtcctaACACCTGTTCGTTGTCCCGGTGAGCTCTGACGTCGCCCCTTCCCCACATCCAATGCTCCATCCACATccgaatttcgttccgctgccagacttaccgattttacagacgctccagggagggatgtcgggtcacTGCGGTGGGCTACCTTCTGCactgctgctgagtcacttcgacggtgttcagaaGTGGTTCTGTCCCGAgccaacggacgcagcccactacctattATGCCCCCTACCAACGACATTGACTGTTAAGTCCGGATAATGTTAACACGTACCTTGCGAGGCAGTCCTCGTGGCCCAGTCCTCTATGGCAACGTCGTACTTGTGCTTCATCCTACTCACGCACGTGCAATTGATGGCATCGTCAGCGAGAGTGTGCACCTCGGGAATGAGGTCATTGTCCTCGCAACACACTATGGTGGACTCGACTCTCAACTTGTTCTGGATTTCGTGACAGGTTACCCAGCTCTCCAGGCAGTCCTCGCTCTCTGTaacagtatttgtttgtttaatgtattgttaaaaagaccaaaaatactgtactcactTTATACTACAAAAATACTGTTctcagtatttgtttgttttatgttataTTGTTGAAAAGACcaaaaatactgtactcactTTATACTACAAAAATTCTGTACTCTGATTTTTGTGCCCGAGGCAGACCCGAGCTagtggtcgaaacgtcgctcGTATTTGTTCCGTACTCTTCGTTCAAACGTGAGTACTGTATATGTTTGATCTTTTTATTTATCGCTCTCACGCAGTCACCATTGTTTTTCTGCTAATGTATTGTTAATTTTCGTCTCGAGAACCCAGGGGTCACGTGAGACCGattcagcacacacaaaaatagagaattgtAATGTCCTACAAGCTAAATATTTTGCCTCTTAAGccaaggacaagatatgggttataatttatgctaaggccaaaaaaaaaataggtgtggttacggtaacatagcctaaaaaaatagggtaggtaggtaggcaatcaccttttttttttttttacttttttttctaatgtgtacaaattaaacctacttgacaggaaaataagtgtgcgacacgggcgcttttgCTTTCATAGCGTTTTTTGGactcgttttttgttgttgacaaatgtaataaaaaagttataggatcggcccctaaaaatagggtaggtcgggttaccgtaaccacacctattttttttttaggcctaaataGAATTTTACGCCCTCgcggcttttgatgagatacacaacaTAAGTGTGTAGCCGTGTGGAGATTTCACGGCCACTGTCTTTGCTTTTCTCTGCCAATCCCTGTCCCGTTTATTCCCCGTGAGGCGACCATGTGTGTATCACCGTATGTCTTTGTTAATTCGTATTATGCGCGCGCATTCGTCCCCCGATAGCGCGAGGCGGTCAGTCTGACCCGTGACGCGAAGGTGACAAGACCCTGGGCGATTTGAGACCGGCGATTTGTTGAACGGCCCCTCATAACTTCGTTTGTTTAATTCTGCATTGAAGAGTGAACTGTAAGTAGAGTTTggttcttgtttgtattattgtatttGCTAGGTTTGATCAGGCCTATGATGTGTTATGAGCGTGTGATTGATGCATTGGTGTGCAAGTACTATGTGTTAGCCATTTTGATCGTCAGTGGTGCCGTCATAGCGTCTGTTTCGTTGTTTTGCCCCTAACGCTACTTACCCGCTAACAATGTTCACTGTCACGCTTCGATATCCGTGATCGTTTGTTTCTAAGGGAATTAGGTTTGTCTctcctttctccccccccccccctccccctcccccccccttcctttttaGTTCAGTTTAACTGCTGAGTATTTGTTATCGTTATGAACATTTCCTTTGCGCTTCATTGTGTCATGTTcttgtgttgttttcttttctttttcatgtgtCCGCAGACACTGCCTTCTGGTGTATTTTAAAGGCATAATgttactcgatgactatacacgctaattgctttaccaacagctggagacatgctaaattaagttccctgcaaaatattgtggtctaggaccccttcaatgttgagatatgttaattttcattttgatctggatcgtcctatttatagatttggcaacacatgtaacgttgatgcaagggagctaacaccgcggctttgttgacatcctcactttttcagaggctagaacaagctgtaatgcatgtattatggtccgcgcatggtgacatatcgtcattatatggtcttatgggcaaactacactttgtaaacacgggagcgcgtacatatgcctttaataaAGACATGTTAGATCAACCTCTGTCTCGGCGTCTCATATGAATACTTCCTGGCCTATCCCGGTACCCGCCTatcccccccttccactccaccttatcacaagtgtatgcgtgtttagatggtatcagccatctgcacttatggtagaatgaccgaggtctttcacgtgccactgtggtgacacgggggtgggacatggataccgtctctgggccTGCACATAAATGTCTGTTTTGTTCTCGGTCTACTCCAAACACTATTCACATTTCTCGGTGTACGGTGTAAATTATGACATGATAGCAACGTTCAGTTTATTTTCATTGACCCGGGGTGGTTTACGGATCAAGAAGTGATGAAACGGAATGATTTTGTCTTTCGTTTCCGTGACGGCAAATTTGTTTCACCATAGTTTCACGTGATTTGTCTGGTTTAAGAGGGGCTGTATGCAATATACTATTGCTACATCTGTCATCTCAGTTTGACCTGAAATTCAAGCATTCTCACGAGTCTCTTCAAGTATAATAGTGGTGTAAACTTACTAAAACACTATAAAAACAGATCAAATTAAGAAAACTAAGCAGAGGGCTCgagttgggttttttcttcttacaGTCACGTTCTTTTCAGTCTTCCAATGCAATATGTAAGCATACGTAACTGTTTCTTACTAAGTAACAGCCAAGTGTAATATTACCTGAAAACAAGACTATCACAACACAGTATTGTTCAGTTCAGTATAGGTCGGTTTCATTTTGCAAAATAAACATGTCCACAtactcaccaacacaacaaGCAGAAACAAAAATCACCAGAAGCGCGCTGGTGACAAAACGTGAGAATGTCATGGCTGGGTCCCTACAACAATatacaaaaaaatacacacactatAAGAAGCATTTCTGAATATAGCAAATGCCTATCAGATTATATCGAACGTCTGAAATCGCCTACAGATGAAAATAACCAAACGAAGAGGAAAAAGAAGAcacatttaaatgaaaaatgtaatgCAAGGATTTTCATTCATCCACATTTCCGTTGCTTAATATTGCTGGAATGGATCAAAACATGAACAGCAAACataaaaatagaaataaacGTGTCTTCTTTATCGGCGGTCTTTGTTTAACAAATAAGCAATTAAACAAAATCGTCACAATCAAATTTTGTATCACCTCGATAATTGCTTACAGcatttaataaaaacaaaaaaaactaactTTAACAGTTATGGACATAATGTAGACAtaatgttttgacaaaataaCCAAAACACGAGATTTGACTAAAACCGATCAGCATGAGAGTTTGTGTCGGTTACTGATTTTTGACACTTTCTTACCTGCAAATTGCACAAAacaatgtctttctttctgcacGTTCTGGAGACAAGGAAACAAAGCGATCACCAGAGGATGGGCGTGGACATTCAGCCAGACAAAAGCTTGGCAGTAGGCCGCGGAGTTGTCCCCCCTGCTGTCGCACAGCTAAAGCGCTGAGTCCTGTTAAAGGTACAATCCTTCTCATGTAACCCATCGGgacgggtagctgaggtggtagagcctggacttgtgatcctaaagttacgggttcgaatccaggcctggagggacacgggtcaacttaatgtgcagactcagagacggtatccatgttccacccccgcgTCACCATAGTGGCACGCAAacgacctcggtcattctgccaaaaGTTCGGGTGGCTAATTACACCCGCTAAACACGCATATGCACCTGTGTGTCTCATCGGAAGTTGGGGcaacacccgggaacatgcccctatcAGTTCCAcagtgagggcgtaaaacaacaTTATCATCATGTACCACATGACATCGACTAGCACTGGGCGGATTAATAGCTCAGTCGAATCAGTGGGTCACGTTAACGGCGCAGGCTTAAAACCAGTTATTATTGGCGTTGGTTCGACCCCCacgtcggcgagggatttatttccagTGTCAACTATGCGCGGGCTCTCCGAACACAAGAATTTAATTCATTAAATTATATACCCACCCCAAAAAGCAGCAGGCAGTTGGCGTTTGATGGAGAGATCATCTTATCCTATATTAGACCCTGGACAGAAGTGAGATCGTGAGCataatcgtttacacgggaaggaaggtACTTTTAACAGAACTGTCACCTGCAGATGCGTTTCATTGATTGCTATTTAATCATCTCATTTCGCCATTTGGCTGATCGAGTATTTCGCAATAACATCGACAATTGGCTGATCAGCATAGGGCCACCACAGTCGCAGTATCCTGTTGCTGCACCTGGCAGAAATAGTGTGCATGCTGACAGCCAGTATCATGTCATTCCGTTAgtagaaaaaaaacaatccgTTTGTTGAGCTAAATGATAGCAACTTGATCTTATCTATCAATCATTTCTTTTTATGAAAACGACACTTACAATGTTTGTAAACTATAGATGAGTAATCTTGAACATGCATTGATGTAACTAAATAACTAGACTTTTTCTTCTGTATACGTGGGCTGCAAGTGCCACGTTAGTGcacttggtttttttgtttttttgggtgtgtatatgtgtgtgtgtgtgtgtgtgtgtgtgtgtgtgtgtgtgtgtgtgtgtgtgtgtgtgtctgtgtgtgtgtctgtctgtgttgttgGGTCCTTGATGTTGCACGAGTGTTAATGTATACGACCGTTCCCttcaccccacccacccaccccaacGCCAAATTCGGTAGTCACACTCCATATTCGGTAGTCACACTCCATATTCGGTAGTCACACTCCATATTCGGTAGTCACACTCCATTTTCGGTAGTCACACTCAATATTCGGTAGTCACACTCCATTTTAGGTAGTCACACTCCATATTCGGTAGTCACACTCCATTTTCGGGAGGAATAGGgcttggtattttcgtattTCTACAGCATGTATTGTGAACAGATTTTAGAAAGTTATTTTACAGTTGATACATGAAGATCAAAAGCGATTTCTCAAAAGCAGATGTATTGGTGAATATATATCGGTCAACTGTATGGTACCTGGTGTATACAGAAGAACATAATATTCACAGCCCCCTGCTGATGACTGATTTTCGAAAAGCCTTCGACTCTTTTGCTTAGAGATCAGGGTAAAttgttttactcagttttcttcCCCCTTGTTGAAAATGTTATAGACACCGTATGAGAATTTGTCtttgagtgtctgtctgtctgtctgtctgtttgtccgtctatctgtctgtctgtttgtttgtatgtctgtctgtctgtttgtcatactttgtgtgtgtgtttttgtcatgttttagtgtgtgtcGTGATTGCATGTATTTGGGCTTGTGACTGGGTATATCTTTGAAAATGGGAAACGCACAATACATTTAATGATAATATTTTATATTGTGTCTATTGGAGGGGCCAACCACTAGCGAGGGGTttgtcggaaacacgtgcttctcgctagtgattggcccctctaaTGTTTGgaagaggttttgcaagaaaaggtcactctcccacaacacatacaacCCAGAAGGAGCTTTTTCTCGGAATTGGCCTATCACTAAGCTTATGTGGGCGGCCCAGAGAGACGATCGGGTGACGGCTTCCGCCTCTATTGGTAAttgatttggggggggggggtgggagtaCATAATATCTGGTGTGCATAtgtgttttatttatttggtgtgcTACAAGGATTACTTACAGAAGAAAGAATAAAATACATTTGCAAAATCGTGAAGGGGATAACGCCATATAACACAACTCAAAGTGTCTTAAAAATTGCATCAATCACATTTGTGGCATCTGTCTTATTGTTTATTGATAATATGGTCCACCCATTACAGCGTTAATCATGCTTTGGGAATGACATCGCCACCAGGACACCTGGTGTCGTAAAAGTGGGTCAGCAAGCTCTTGCTTCACCTGTACTGTTTACACCTTCTTATCTTGGACTTAAAGGTACAACCCCTCTCGTGTTAGAAATTTACGAAAAAGAAATTATTTGTCACAATAAACGAAAAAGATTAAAAATAAACGAAAAAGATTGAACCTTCAGGGAGAAGCAGAACAAAAATAGgcgttaaaaaaaccaaaaaaaacaaggtgaagaatttgaaaagaagaaaaaaatacaagtcgcgtgaagcgatataaaaacatttagtctggATCAAAGTAAAGAAAGTCTCGATTAACCACACCAAAAGACccagacgggtcacgctcgtcactgcgtagcgtgcgaacgcagtacttacttaacctattttctgtaattctgagcacatttttagagtaaccatatcatatgtatatagGCCCTATTTGTggattcaggagaaattgaggaatacgatgccgAGCTGAAATCaatcttcgtcgaagattgcttgaccaaaatttcaatcaatttgattgaaaaatgagggagtgacagtgcggccttaactttcacaaaaagccggatatgacgtcatcggagatatttatcgaaaaaatggaggagaaaaaaggtctggggatatcatacatacatacacacatacatacatacacacacacacacacacacacatacaccaccatcctcgtctcgattccccgtctatgttaaaacatttagtcaaaacttgactaaatgtaaaaagcaactaAGGGTTTTTCGATTACCTTCTACCAGTTTTCGCTCTCTTCCATCAAAATATCAAAACATTGAGGGATTTCCTGTGGGGTTTTCCTTCTTATTTTTTTCTGGTTTTTATGCAAAAAAAGCACCACATACGTATGTACAGTATTACCTGGCAAACCAGTATTATCTGGATAGCAGTGAACAAGTAAGGATTTCTCCCTGAACGAAACTTCTTTTGCCTTTGCGAGCAGTTTTAAAGCGTCCCGTACACAGGTCTAACATTGTAGCCGTCGCGAGATGCTCAAGCAATGatgctataaaaaaaaaagtaaaaataaagtTATGAGCGAAGCCCGTACTCTCacggcgaaaacacacacacgcaccgcccCTGTACTGGCTGGTAGCGTGTTGTCTttcacccacactgacacagttgTCAAACTATCGCTATCCGGCTTTTCTTTTCGGGTTGaccagagatccctaagtacctctcccaattaGGCCTAtagtacttttcggcaatatttacTGTTTCAAATTGCTAGGATAGGTTCTTTGTGATTTTAGAGAGGTGTTCTGGgaaaactgaaaggtagcctcgtcaggggacaactattcaaacccataaCCTCATCACTTTTGTTCCTTGATtcagaataatcatttatagatgtctatttttcatttcccttgtttgggtgtatttgtgtgtactgtcctctcagtgattgagggtTATGTAAGGCTTGGTGATTGTATCGTACATCGTGCCTTTAACGGGTTTTTTTTCGTATTGTTCATCCCTTTTTGGAAGATGAGGGTGGTCCGTCCTAGGGCAAACCGGAGTGTAGGTTTTAGAcaaaagttttgcctattgtcgCTTTGGCAGGATTCTGTACTTACTTGTTGAGTGGTCCCGTGgccgtttttgttgttggttgcgGTGTTCGCGTCTTTCCCTGTCTTCCTCGTAGTCACGGTGGCGTTGTATCAAAGCCGGTTTGTTCATCCTTGATGAATTTTTGGAGGCTGAGTTTCAGCATGTTGAGGGTTTCTTCATCTTTACCCGCGATGGCGAGGGCTTCGTCGCGGAGACATTTGATGGTTTCTGTCTCGTTTCCAATTTCCCCCTATGTTGAATTTTTTACAGTTCTTTTAGGTGTATCTGGATGGTGCACGAACTATTATTTTCAGTAACGGGCACGGGTGACCTTAAAGGGACATAAATCAGGTTATCGCGGACGTATGTAGCCACCCGCACTTTTCTCCCTTTGACCGCCAAGCTTACCGTAGGCGGGTAGAAGAAACCTTCGAGTTTAGGAAGTTGATTAAAATGTACGTTTAAAGATTGGATGGCTAGAATATCACATTTTTCATGGGTTAGGAAATCGTTAAGGTAGTGAAGTTTCATGTTAATACTTCGACAATTCCACTGGAAAATGGTTAGTCCTTTATTTATTGCACTGTTTGTGCGTCCAGTTTGTGTTCCCTCCATTGTAGTGGAGACTAACAGAAGTGAAAGAAGTATACAATATTTCATCTGGGTCAGAGAATCCATTA
It encodes the following:
- the LOC138958365 gene encoding uncharacterized protein; its protein translation is MGYMRRIVPLTGLSALAVRQQGGQLRGLLPSFCLAECPRPSSGDRFVSLSPERAERKTLFCAICRDPAMTFSRFVTSALLVIFVSACCVESEDCLESWVTCHEIQNKLRVESTIVCCEDNDLIPEVHTLADDAINCTCVSRMKHKYDVAIEDWATRTASQGRMCEYEESCRGCEGNSSINDKFTFCCRNQPSHTVITIYDGHNIEYIGCRCSAHAIPTNPEPKPYVVPETRLFLSSGETCSYNAMCDDHPSLACVSPLATFCCYGSRGMQLHNQDNTTTCTCTHEFFGKQCIDDVRPIPGSKIACMSTCGDKNATEKCRGEHAEERCCPDFMTVHATLRRGVFTDCTCSMDLDSKRCHDVDYMHEEHVYTNAAFRAICPVTALVLAVLLSLSQ